The DNA sequence AGCAGGGTTCCTCCGGAGAGTCCTCTCTTCATGCGATCGCTGGAGCCGTATCCTCCTCCGAACCCGCCGCCGCCGGACATGGAGTCTTTATACCCGTACAGGTCGTAGCTGTTCGAGCCTGAGCCACAACCACAGCGTCAGCACCATCACAAGAACAACCTCAAAGCGTAAGAACGACCGGCCTCACCTCTGGACGATCCTCCTCCACCCGATCCTCCCCATCCAGAGAATCCTGGGAGAGAAACCAGAGTCAGAAACCTACGCTCACTTCTGACTTGTGTACTTCTAAGGCCTCTCTCGTTAGTCTCTTAAAGCTCTCGACCATGAGAGCTTCcctgacagcacacacacatctcagaGACGTCTAGGTGCTTGTCTATCTTCAGATGTTTGTGATTTAGACTGTATGTAAAACCTAGATCTAACAGAGACGTCCTCCAGATGCTCcccagatcaagagatctttcACTGGCTGCTCGGAGTCAGGTGACGTTTACACTCGAAAGGACATCTGATTGGACAGAAACCTCTGAGGCCACAGGCATGACGTCATTAGTTGTGTTTCACTGTAAGAGAAGCGCGTGCCTGCTGGACATTAGCTAAAGGCCATAAACACGAACGCACTTTAGATGTCGGTAAACTCTGTATGTTGCCACCAAACTCAAAGTAAACAGATGTAATGAGTCTCCAGGTCAGATTAACCGAACAATGGAGAGGCAGAACAGACACGGCAGCCATTTTACATCAACAAAACGCCTCCATTTCACTACATTTATTCCTTCAGCAAACGCTCGTTTCGCGCAAATGTGTTTAGAAACGAAGGCGATGCTTCCTTTGACTCCCTGACACGATCTTACACGACGAAGGAACGCCTCGGGTGACTGATTTAACGTTACAACACACGCCGCCGTTAACACGCGCCTGGTGGAGAATGGAGATTATGAGTTTGATGCGAAAGGTGCGAAAAAACGTTAAGGGTTTGCGCTGCTCGAGAAGCGCGTTCATGTGCGCGCTTCCGCCGGCAGACAATAACAATAGGTTCCACACCAAGCTCAACAGCAATCGATGAAATAAcgctttaaaactaaaatatgttcTACTGACGTAACACAACTAAACCACAAACTCTGTTTTAACGGTGTTTAATAAGACTAACGTTACGCCTTATCTAGACCGGCGCCATTTTAAGCGCTAAACTAACAGAGAATCACAAGAACTTTAGGATCCTGGGCTTAAATACTGAACAAAACACGCTTACTGCAAACAAAACGAGtcttaacaaaataaagaaagaatcaAGCACTAACCTGAAGAATATCCTCGATCCATCTTGCAGCAGTTTTCAGTGTAAGATCGCTGGGATTGTGTGCGAAGCGCTCGGGACTATCAGGCCGCATCGACTCCGCCCACAAATGAGTGTGACGAAATGACTGACGCTTGAGCGAACCAATGAGCGACCGCGGCAGCCGGAAGAGCGCTATTTCCGTGAActatttcaaagcaaaagtctgGGATTAAACGGTCCGTCCCTTTGTTTGTGATCCTGAATTATATATCTACGTGAATGTAGAGaagtaaaattataatattcatataaaccAGTTTAGGTCTGCATGAgagtttttacagaaaatgacTCGGTCGTATTCAGTCAGGATtcgatcatttttattaaaatttcacaaaaaggCAGATTTGAAGAAAGCAAGTACAAATGTTTACAAAGAGTAACTCACAGAGCACCGCAGTATGACATTATACAAcagttttaagaatgtttaaagatgttttttggtCCCCACGAAACTTAGTTTTCATAcgataaatacaaaatattagtGTAACCAcactttttaaatactaaacTGCAGCTAAAAATCCCAAAACagatacataaaatatttggtCTTATAAAAGGACGCACACATCTCTGCGGAGAAGGCACTTTGGTTCATCTGTTGTGAAAAACGCAAAGCTGTAACATGCAGAAACACGCACATAATGTGTTTGCATGAAGAAATCCTTCACGTTCAACCAAcccagagaagaaaagagagaaggagaCCGCCCAGAACCAGCCCCGCGAAAGCTGTAGTGTGAGTTCGGCTCGAACTTCAGAAGAACAGGAGGATTGTGTGGCTTGGTGATCAGAGGCAGGACTCGAGGGAGGAACGCTTTCAGCCGCTCACTGAAGGACAGATTCTCCTCGCTGCCAGCTCCTCCACCGCAAACGTGTAGTTATACTGCAGAGAAACAACCGCTCAGTGAGATCTGCTGAACTACAAATAACCcccattcaaaataaaagttctccAGACCTCCTCACCTCGTTCTCGATGTCCTGCACTGATTTGATACGGATGTCGCTCAGCGTGCTCACAgacacctgacacacacacacacacacacacacacacacacacacacagtcactgtGATTGTTTAATAGCAGCATTATACTTTtctatgatatatatttttaagatctcacaaataaaatcaacaaaagccCTGTCTGCCTTCATTGAGCCTTAAGGTGAACGTGTGTGATTTCTGAATGTTAATGAGCGACgcagtgacctctgacctttgagTTAGACTGAGACTCAAACTTCGGGTGTAGAGAGAAAGGAACTCCATCCATGGCTGAGAACAGACACGAACACGAGTGAGTCGCGTGACAAGTCCACACAGTTTTACTGGGCTCACATGTGAAGGTTGTTAAGCGCAGAAGCACCTGTGATGCCGTAGATGCTGCTGTGGTTCCCGCTGTCACACACGGCCTCCGTCGAGCTGCTGGTGTCCAGCTTGCTGCGCCGACGGCTGATTTTCGGTGGGGCTTCAgggtggttgctatggaaacAGAGAGTCAGAACACCCAGGCAACCCCAtagtaacaccctagcaaccgcccTGGACGCCTACAGGCTGGGGTTTTGTGTTCGGTTTAAATCGAACGCTGAATCTCTGAAGGTGAAGCATGTACTACGTCACTGGTGGATACTGCGGCTCGTTTGCGTCGCTCTAATTTAACAGTCAAATCATCCAAACGCTGGAGTCTGACTGAGAACCCCGATGTTCTCCGCAGAGCGCTGCGAGGAAGTACCTGGGTTTGAGAGGCTGCGGGGGTCCGCTTCCTTCCAGAGAGAGGCTGCGCATGTCCAGACTGACACTGCGAGGCTTGGCCTGAGGAGCCGGAGCGGAGAACGGGCCCTTTAGACACCACACCACGAAGCCATTCATGTCcctgagacacaaacacacacaaatcaacagcagcagcagcccaGAGCGTCTGGTTCTATGTTCAACtttcttcttgttttaataGTTAGTTTGAGGCGGTTTCTATGGAGTTAATGACAAATGTCCAGAGCGCATTACAGCCAATGATAGAGAGCCTCCAATGGATCTGATGGCAGCCGTGATGTTGAAGAGGCAAACATGGGTTTAACACCCGTTCTAGAACCAGAGTACAGAACATTTGACTTTAGAACCAGCACAGAGCATCTGATTCTAGAGCTAATGTTCATAGTGTTTGACCTGACTGCAGAACCAGTATAGAGTATCTGATTCTAGAACCAGTACAGATTTTAGAAACTGTGTACAGAGTGTATAATCCTAGAACGTTTGAAAAGAGCGTCTTATTCCAGAACTAGTATAAAGTGTCTGATTCTAGAAATTGTATCCAGAACATCTGATTCTACAACCAGTGTACAGAGCATCTCATTCTAGAACTGATGAACAGAGCATCCAGAACTAAAGGCCAGAGCATCCTGTTCTAGAACCAGAGACAGGGCACTTGATCGAGGAACCAGCATGCAGACCGTTACATTGGAGAACCATAAAAATAGAGTGTCTGACCTAACAATCAAGCACAAGCACACAAGTGTGTCTGATTCCAGAACCTGAATACAAAGAGTCTAATTCTAAAGCAGTGAACAGAGCATCTGATTAATGAAGTCATTTAAGAACTGGTGTAAAGTGAGTCAGATTAGAGAACGGTTGAACAGAGCATGTGAATCTAGAACAGGCATGGGGCGTTTCTCACTCAATCTAGAACCGTCTCTCACCCCAGGCAGGTGTACTGCTGCACCATGGTCTTATTCCTGGCGGTCAGTTTGAGATCTAGAACAGCCGTCGTAACGCTGCCCACAGGAACGATCCGCACACAGATGCGCTTCTTCTTCCCGACAGACCCCtctgtataaacacacacacacacacacacacacacacacacacacagagacacacagacacacacagacacacacagacacacacagacagagacacacacacacacacacacacacagagacacacagacacacacagacacacacagacacacacagacagagacacacacacacacagagacacacacacacacagagacacacacacacacacacacacacacagctgtaagACTTCCACAGAAAATCTCACAGGACACACAGACAAGCGGATCTGTCTGAAGCTTCTTACTGGAGTCCAGGAATTCTGGGATGTAGCAGTAACCGTGAGGAATCGTCTCTTTATCCGTAATCACCTGCACATCTGCCACCACCATCCCACGGGACAGATCCTAGCAGGGACAGACAGGAAGGTACGTCAGTGTTTATTCTTGTCTAACAACCGcatgttcttttgtgtttcactgatGAAGGAATGTCACACAGGTTCAGAACGACATGAGCgtgagtaaaagatgacagaacGATCATTCACAAGTGAATCAGCCTTTAATGCATCTTACCTTACTGTAACACAGATAGTATCCTGACTTGATTGCAAACCCCCGGATGAAGTTAGCAGAGGCTCCATCTTCGGTCTGAGtgatctaaacacacacacacacacagagttaatGACACGTCTGGATTCGATGGCTCCACAGGTGTGTGGTTGTTGTTTACCAGGATGAACTGAGCGGGGCAGGTGCTGGCGTTTGACGCCCAGGCCACTGCAGAGATGGGCCTGCTGAAGGCACTAGACGACTCGAACACAGACATCTACAGACACACAGATCATGAGGATTCACTCAGTACTGATAGAAcaagatcacacacacacacacacacacacacacacacacacacacacacacacacacacacacacacacactcacacacacacacacacacacacacacacacacacacactcacacacacacactcacacacacacactcacacacacacacacacacacacacacacacacacacacacacacacacacacacacacacacacactcacacacacacacacactcactcacacactcacacactcacacacacacacacactctcacacacacacacacacacacacacacacacacacacacacacacagtatgagTTTCCTTTATGCCAATAATAATAGGATATTAATAAAGATCATGCTTCATAaggatattttgtacatttccaactgtaaaaatatcaaaacaaaggcgattttctcagaCAGTGTcctcctaacaaaccagacatcggtggaaaagttatttattcccttcagatagacagatacagacaaacagaaagaaagacaagcTAGTGATTTATCTAGTGAACGTCTCTGAGTTAATCACAGTTAATACTCATTCAATGATGTGTTTATCAGCTGTTATCATCTCGACACAGCACTGTTATTACCTCAGTTAATAGTTTCAAACACACGCTATAATCAGCATTAACATCATCATTTACACTTTAAACGCTttataaaaaagctttaatgaAGTCGTGAGGCTGAATTCGGTACTTACAGGCTGTTTATGGagttttttcttgtttccaaACACGAACTGACCTGAACTCACTGCCGCAGTCAGAGAACAGGAAGAAGCGGTAGACTACGATTCCCGTCATGCACCGCGGCGACGTCACCGCGAAGCGCGCACGCGCAGTGCCATTCACTATACAGAAGTCTTAGCCTGCGTCTTCATGAGCATGCTCTTTTCCTTTTATTCACTTTCATCGTACAAGAACATACGAAAAAACATAATGCAACGTTGCACCAAGCATACAAAACAGAACAACAGTAATCacgaaaaatataaaacaagaaaCATTAAAAGCTCCATATATTAGGGCAGttacataaaactaaaaagcttttaaattcgTATTGTTTTGTGATCTCAAGTTAGAAAGAGTTTCAACATATATTTTAAGGTCAGTGTTGCAAAATGGTTTCCTTTGTGTGCATACTGTCCATCCTAAACTCTGTGATAGTAGTCATGTTCAGCACTATTTAGGGCAGATAGGGTGGATAGTGTGTAAAGGGACACAGATATTTTCATCCTCAATTCTGGTTTTAAAACAATCTCTATGGTAAACATTATGAGCGCACATTTAATAGTTAATCATAAACCGcatgaaaaatgaatgcaacCTTCAAATATTGTTGTGCTGAGAACCAGTGTGTGTGAAAAACAGGAGAGAAGTCATCAGCGCCACCTCGAAACACAGCAAGCGATGACCATCAGCCCAAAGTCAAAGAAGACTGAGAGGAAACAAGCTTCAGACTGATGTATTCTTGCTTTACATTTGGtcagtttcttttaaataacatgGCATGCACCGTAACAATTCCCCAAATTTCTGTACAAATACGCTattaaaaagtttccttttATTGGTGAGGTTTCACAGAGCAAGACCCGAAGAAGCATTTTTACACATTCATTTCTTTCCAGCAGAGACAAATAAGAGGAAAGTAAAAGTTCAGATGCGTTCTGATCTTCATTCTGAGTTCAAGTCCCACTTTAATTCATATTCGTAACGGTTTAGGATTCAGAATCTCACCATTCAGACGTTTTCCTTACATTTTGGGATTCCCGCTTTCCTCCAAATTCGTGCAATTTCCGTTTTTTTTACGGCTGAAGTGCTGTAAAGCGTGGCGGGCGTGCGGGGTCATGCGGGGGTCAGCGGGGGTCAGCGGGGGTCAGCGCGTGTCGCGGCGCGTGCGGATGAAGTGCAGCAGCGTGAGGTCGTACAGCACCTGGTGGCCGTTGTTCCAGGTGTAGAGCGCCCGCAGCCGAGGGTTGTAGTCCAGCATGGAGATGTGCGAGTACTGGTTGTGGAAGGAGATGTCGGTGTACTCGTACGAGGCCGAGGCCGTGTGGAAGGCGAAGTGCACTTTGGCCCCGGCCAGGTGAGAGTTGGTGACGTAGAGCGAGCCGCAGACGAGGAAGGCCTCTCCGGCGCTGCGCTTGGGGAAGCCCGTGTCCCAGGAGCGCAGCACGTCCAGCGAGGCCGGGTGCAGGCGGCTCAGCAGCAGGTTCCCGCCGCGGCCGATGCTGGAGTACACGGCCCACAGCCCCGTCTCGTCGGCCATCAGGTCGATGTCGGACGAGCCGCCCCGCGAGTACGGGAAGGTGTTGTTGAAGCCGGCCTGGGCGAGCGGCCGCTGCTGCAGGACCCCGCCGGACGCCAGCTCGTAGCGCACCACAACGTTACTCAGGTGCTTGTTGTAGTACAGAGAGCCGTTATACACCACCTGACCCGTCCCTGAGACACACAGCTTCAGGAGATCAGAATCAGAGACAATTCCTGCTGCATCTCGGAGCTTACGTCATGATTATGAAGATCACATCCCTCAGTTCTCAATTCTCTGTTAAATCTCACACTCCTAACCTAACTCTGAGATCACGTGCtcactttttcactttaaacCTTAAAATTCTAACTCATTTCTTCTAATCCTGATCTTATCCCCCAGGTCTTGCTCATAATTCTGGGTTATATATAACTTGGAATTCCTAACTTTCTATTTGTAATTCTTGTAATCCTGAGTTCACGTCTCTCATTTCTGATTAGTGTTATTATCCTGAACTACACTGTTAGTGGATCTCTGTGAACCGTCTGAAGTATTCACACCTGCCCACGGGTGAGGAAGATGATGGACGATGAAGTTCTGTCCAGTAGCAAAGTCACCGAGAGACTGATACTCCACCAGACGTCTGCCTTTAAAATAACCATCCATCAcccacacctacacacacacacacagactcacacacacacacacacacacacacacacacagagacacacacagagacacacacacacacacacacacacacacagagacacacacacacacacacacacacacacacagagacacacacacacacacacacacacagacacacacacacacacacacacacacacacacacacacacacacacacacacacacacacacacacacacacacacacacacacacacacacacacacacacacacacacagagacacacacacacacagagacacacacacacacacacacacacacacacacacacacacacacacacacacacacacacacacacacacacacacagacacacacacacacacacacacacacacacacacacacacacacacacacacacacacacacacacacacacacacacacacacacagacacacacacacacacacacagacacacacacacacacagagacacacacacacacacacacacacacacccccacagATCAAGACTTTTATCATTAAGTAAAACAAATACGTTTGAACTTAAAATAATTCTTCTCACTTGGGATGaactttaactgaaaaatatgaaCCACATTTCCCAGGCAACGTTTCTCAGTATTATTAagcgtgtgtctctgtgtgtgtgtctctgtgtgtgtgtgtgtgtgtgtctctgtgtgtgtgtgtgtgtgtgtgtctctgtgtgtgtgtgtgtgtgtgtgtgtgtgtgtgtgtgtgtgtgtgtgtgtgtgtgtgtgtgtgtgtgtgtgtgtgtgtgtgtgtgtctctcctACATACACGTTGTCTGTGCTATCGATCACACTGTCCATCATCCATGACCCGAAGCGTGATCCTGAGGATCTGACCGTGAGAGGAGCACTGATACCCGTCAGCCGGCCGCAGCCTGACAACAGAAAGAGCAGCGTGagcaggagaggaggaggaggaggaggaagctGCTGCTAGTGATGACAATAATTATGAAGATGCTGATGTTGTGACAACAACACTACTGATGATGATACTGATGCTGCTGACGACAAACATGATGATGCTGGTTCTGACACTGCTGATGAAGTTGATGATAATGAGGCTGCTGCTGTGATGAGTCTGTACCCAGCTGACTGGAGCAGGAGTGCAGGTGCCGCTGAAGGACAGACTGTCGCTGCTGCAGCTGCTGATACTGAAGGAGAGAGAAGCGCTCCTGCAGGACGGACAGAGAGTCGTTCAGCCTCTGCAGCTCCTCCCTGAGAGCCTCCAGCTGCCCCACATCCACCCGCAGACGCCCCACTAGGGCCCTCAGAGGACGACACTGAGACACGCTCCCGCGCAGCTcctgacacacaaacatatcCACACTGTAAACATTGAACGGGTCATGACTTGAGGAACAGAAGAGGTCTTCCTATGCCTGATACATCCTGCAAGCTTCATAACTTAAAATGTCCTCATCATCAAAGAAATAACGTTCACTTTGACAGCGTCATGGAGAGTCAGATCTGACCGCAGCTGCTGCACAACATGTAAGTAAATGATTTCAGTGTGTAACCATATAAAATAACCACATTTTTGATCATGttaaaacacacatgcagtagTGATGAGCGCTGATAGTGTTTTCTGTGCAGGACCCAAACATTACTGTGACCATTCCTTAAAAACAAGGAGCAGAATAAGGatagaaaatatacattttccactttattatttgttgttgttattgtttttgtaaaaaaaactaagttaattataataaataataattttgtgtggtgtgtgtgtgtgtgtgtgtgagtctgtgtgtgtgtgtgtgtgtgtgtgtgtctgtgtgtgtgtgtgtgtgtgtgtgtgtgtgtgtgtgtgtgtgtgtgtgtgtgtgtgtgtgtgtgtgtgtgtgtgtgtgtgtgtgtgtgtgtgtgtgtgtgtgtgtgtgtgtgtgtgtgtgtgtgtgtgtgtgtgtgtgtgtgtgtgtgtgtgtgtgtgtgtgtgtctgtgtgtgtgtgtgtgtgtgttacctgcagGCTCTTGCTGGTCAGACCGTGAGGTTCCTGATGGGCTGTGTTCAGTCTTCTCTCCAGTGTCTCCAGCAGTGTCTCAGAGTCTCTCAGCTGCTGCAGATCTTCAGTGGTCCGCTGGCTCAGGATCTC is a window from the Puntigrus tetrazona isolate hp1 chromosome 1, ASM1883169v1, whole genome shotgun sequence genome containing:
- the mvb12a gene encoding multivesicular body subunit 12A, whose translation is MSVFESSSAFSRPISAVAWASNASTCPAQFILITQTEDGASANFIRGFAIKSGYYLCYSKDLSRGMVVADVQVITDKETIPHGYCYIPEFLDSKGSVGKKKRICVRIVPVGSVTTAVLDLKLTARNKTMVQQYTCLGDMNGFVVWCLKGPFSAPAPQAKPRSVSLDMRSLSLEGSGPPQPLKPSNHPEAPPKISRRRSKLDTSSSTEAVCDSGNHSSIYGITAMDGVPFSLHPKFESQSNSKVSVSTLSDIRIKSVQDIENEYNYTFAVEELAARRICPSVSG
- the olfm2b gene encoding noelin-2b yields the protein MSVPLLKVGAVLSTMIMVSNWMSQTLPGLVGLDPHIARPGTSEKIISVSYPGEDEGWQVYGSVQGKCVCSIMTPAHSVCGGDPRHARLQQISDQLLNVSQHMEILSQRTTEDLQQLRDSETLLETLERRLNTAHQEPHGLTSKSLQELRGSVSQCRPLRALVGRLRVDVGQLEALREELQRLNDSLSVLQERFSLLQYQQLQQRQSVLQRHLHSCSSQLGCGRLTGISAPLTVRSSGSRFGSWMMDSVIDSTDNVWVMDGYFKGRRLVEYQSLGDFATGQNFIVHHLPHPWAGTGQVVYNGSLYYNKHLSNVVVRYELASGGVLQQRPLAQAGFNNTFPYSRGGSSDIDLMADETGLWAVYSSIGRGGNLLLSRLHPASLDVLRSWDTGFPKRSAGEAFLVCGSLYVTNSHLAGAKVHFAFHTASASYEYTDISFHNQYSHISMLDYNPRLRALYTWNNGHQVLYDLTLLHFIRTRRDTR